One region of Parambassis ranga chromosome 12, fParRan2.1, whole genome shotgun sequence genomic DNA includes:
- the ptpn13 gene encoding tyrosine-protein phosphatase non-receptor type 13 isoform X7: protein MHVSLAEALEVRGGPLQEEEVWAVLSQSAESLQELFHKDPAAMGFIISPWSLLLMPSGNISFTDEYVTQQDLRAFTAPELLQGISLESVSDIEKMHMYSLGMTLFWGADYEIPQSQPMKLGEHLNSLLLNMCDDITLSRMSLRTVLDICSKHIRNSSCDPPFSYIRKLVRLVLGSLSQLDGLLTDRESLPERSKEIRERLRGKGLPSGRSAAPRVLERYRARTQDQTSLNRGLSRSMGSLPIQDLLKGEEAAALQYSLADYNPNSESPTDLYPKAPSLQYQRSYPHLHPLHPQQKGRPVELDRRSLPYYGGDLGPSQARKTWASSVDLACIDPEALRFGDLEDARRGSTALSTHSIGRRKSPLRASRERDSRYSEFGGLQSRKPHHNSALSVGSGFTGAYDRIKERQRKLQVLRQAVDDPVHTHQRYLSDYSSSSESPSVTSSDPDYRQAKKPSDVIRYGSQLALSNEQDALSPTTIHIPHRHRQHEGAADEGLAGAELLLQRQEEVQRLQAHLASRLSRSNLYPTDEPLVPTLTSIVDLQEPPYTSSALHRKSKNFHGPEFVKMASEPGVALSVPSSIMKRGKVEEVQRKVGVVLLNGQKLELSCDIKAVCKDVLDMVVAHIGLVEHHLFGLAYLKDNEFFFVDLDAKLSKVAPEGWKEDPKKRRTDVPFNLFLRIKFFLDDVNLIQHAMTKHQYYLQLRKDVLEERMRCNTENAMLLASLALQAEFGDYQPEIHGKAYFRSEHYLPVSIFDKVDQTTIKEELPKLHSNYYGASETEAEFEFLKVSQRLTEYGVHFHRVLPEKRSQTGIMLGVYSKGVLIFEVLNGNRTPVLRFPWRETKKISFTKKKICLQNTSDGIKHLFQTDSNKTCQYLLQLCSDQHKFHLQMKARQNNQELQELENSPLSSLHYPFNPRSGDGRTVNSGSLAPSLSTRSNPDHLKRISYSEVALNKAPSGPILAHDELRFPGFNPMASTGLSNPRIMSRSHHNLGQMPESPEHRMAEASHGQAHGGLIKPQPNQVSPHFQQHQRASSDTDSLSQQQDKSFGSVSHSSTAWSLSRSKKESDSSSIEDTGQAYVVDSLKKKVSALPSPEREITTVNLKKDVKYGLGFQVVGGENTGRSDLGTIVSSVTPGGPADVNGCLKPGDRLISVNDVNLEGLSHAATIDILQNAPDDVTLVVSQPKERLYKDSPSGFAPFQARSSLKSLNSAQRRELDFDTSSEERAATGSPSPPLRSAASPSSTSSPVHQHASLSSQDSRTSSIAKTSQPPANGVQQGLERAAASTAQHHGPKPNVGLDPTPPALPPKTRKAKASEAPKVSEHSDWGDSDMDEETYSSSQEKLKGKKECIMESLNGNAPGVNSLRPGELFDVELSKKDSSLGISVTGGVNTTVRHGGVYVKAIIPKGAAELDGRIQKGDRVVAVNGKTLEGATHEKAVEVLRDTGQMVHLLLEKGHLPAESVHAPLTPQCTPPSAVSDRDQTKNKEQPLEVKEKPEYSFITPDNVFEVCLLKNTSGLGFSFSREESIPDEPSGSSMVRVKKLFPGQPAAESGRINVGDVILRVNQTPLKGLSQHEVISALRGTGQEVTLLLCRPEHGVLPEMDTSAMTPIPSPRKEPVTLAEPSLNPARISSAPGSQGSWKQGPVEDALERLLLKTPGRQNSYSDSTDGDEEVEEAFSPSTLEHSRQTWDRSVYQTPSSNLGLGRYDSTGHLDDTIHSAFYSPNLSMTRSDLSNRSPLAADLESSTLSMVSSPSAPSPDPLPPPLPLPLNLTVSSNGQDMEDFVPEVELKVSLVKSEKGSLGFTLTKGNDHGCYIHDIVQDPAKEDGRLRPGDRMITVNDTDVSNMGHTEVVNLVRAAPRVVDLVVGRVLEAPKPPIEAHLLPDIWFKCDQEPLGLVLDGGCDSVYGVLFVKDILPGLLAFNEGSLRPLDLIHYISGAPTQDLTLSESTRLLELSLDDLTLKATRDGKPVFPEQSVSLLNNNISPKVSSSMNGFLKEEDSRDTDSLAALCPLEEEIIKVDLEKLPSGGLGFSVIGGERGIFVKSITPGGIAESSGRLQVGDRLLKVNEEIMTGVSHTKAVTTIRKTKGLVHLVVSRPSDQNPNTYLAYLPINSDKCNGNTDLSDDSGVKSKLCTPHDQLKSGSFPPIPPIDYDDDPLEEKLATEQSAELSEDTDCDGSSLPEDSPESSRKAPWQEESVDDLRNENYLQMGAGQPEEDEITWGSDELPIENMNSKSRDGPIITEDELTSLPLVKVIPDGQYTGQKLNTVVRMMRGLLEQKVPLQEFENLQNLQPLDDCLIGQTKENKKKNRYKNIVPFDTTRVVLGKDGGYINANFIKMPVKDENFMYIACQGPLPTTLGDFWQMVWEQKSNVIAMMTQEVEGGKVKCQRYWPDTPRAAEMVDDRLRITLIKDQHLDNFVIRLIEVKDVQTNEVQIVTHLNYTGWPDHGTPSQPEQLLTFISYMRHVHRSGPIITHCSAGIGRSGTLICIDVVLGLISKDADFDISDVVRNMRLQRQGMVQTEDQYIFCYQVILYVLRCLQADENISG, encoded by the exons GGAGAAGTGCTGCTCCCAGAGTCTTGGAGCGCTACAGAGCGAGGACTCAGGACCAAACGTCTCTGAATCGAGGCCTCAGCCGTTCCATGGGTTCGCTGCCAATCCAGGACTTGTTGAAGGGAGAAGAGGCAGCAGCCCTACAGTATTCCCTGGCTGATTATAACCCCAACTCTGAATCCCCCACAGACCTGTATCCTAAAGCCCCCTCACTCCAGTACCAGCGCTCCTATCCCCATTTGCACCCACTACACCCTCAGCAAAAGGGGCGGCCTGTGGAACTGGACCGTAGGTCTTTACCCTACTACGGTGGGGACCTGGGACCAAGCCAGGCCAGGAAGACGTGGGCTTCCTCTGTGGATTTGGCTTGCATTGATCCAGAGGCTCTTCGTTTTGGGGATTTGGAGGATGCTCGGAGAGGCAGCACAGCATTGAGTACCCACTCCATAGGCAGACGCAAATCACCTTTGCGGGCGTCCAGGGAGAGGGATTCTCGCTACTCTGAGTTTGGTGGCCTGCAGAGTAGGAAACCTCATCACAACTCAGCACTATCTGTTGGCTCGGGCTTCACTGGTGCCTATGACAGGATCAAGGAGCGACAGAGGAAACTTCAGGTGCTAAGACAAGCAGTGGATG ACCCAGTCCACACCCACCAGAGGTACCTCAGTGATTACAGCTCCTCCAGTGAGAGCCCCTCAGTGACCTCCTCTGATCCAGACTACAGGCAAG CTAAGAAACCAAGTGACGTGATAAGATACGGCTCCCAGCTGGCACTTTCAAACGAACAGGATGCCCTGTCACCAACAACGATCCAcatcccacacagacacag GCAACATGAGGGGGCAGCTGATGAAGGATTGGCTGGAGCCGAGTTGCTCCtccagagacaggaggaggtgcagcGCCTCCAGGCCCACCTGGCCAGCAGGCTGTCCAGGTCCAACCTCTACCCCACAGACGAACCCCTTGTCCCAACTCTCACCTCCATTGTCGACCTTCAGGAGCCTCCCTACACTTCTTCTGCTTTGCACCGCAAAAGCAAG AACTTTCATGGACCTGAGTTTGTGAAGATGGCCAGCGAGCCCGGTGTTGCCTTATCTGTTCCTTCTTCGATAATG AAACGTGGCAAGGTGGAAGAAGTCCAGAGGAAGGTGGGCGTGGTGCTGCTGAATGGCCAAAAGTTGGAGCTGAGCTGTGACATCAAGGCAGTGTGTAAAGACGTCCTTGATATGGTGGTTGCTCACATCGGGCTTGTAGAGCATCATCTCTTTGGCCTTGCATACCTCAAAG acaacGAGTTTTTCTTTGTCGACCTTGATGCCAAACTGTCCAAAGTGGCCCCAGAGGGATGGAAGGAGGACCCTAAGAAAAGGAGGACTGACGTGCCTTTTAATCTTTTTTTGCGCATCAAATTCTTCCTTGATGATGTCAACCTCATACA GCACGCCATGACCAAACATCAGTACTACTTACAGCTGAGGAAAGACGTCTTGGAGGAGAGGATGCGCTGCAACACAGAAAATGCCATGCTGCTGGCATCACTGGCATTACAGGCCGAGTTTGGTGACTACCAGCCTGAG ATCCATGGGAAGGCCTACTTCAGATCAGAGCACTACCTGCCGGTGTCTATCTTTGATAAGGTGGACCAGACAACCATCAAGGAGGAACTGCCAAAACTTCACAGCAACTACTATGGAGCGTCTGAAACTGAGGCAGAGTTTGAGTTCCTCAAG GTGAGCCAGAGGCTGACGGAATACGGAGTCCATTTCCATCGGGTGCTTCCTGAGAAGAGATCTCAGACAGGCATCATGCTGGGTGTCTACTCCAAGGGGGTCCTCATTTTTGAAGTCCTTAATGGAAATCGTACCCCGGTGCTAAGGTTTCCCTGGAGGGAGACAAAGAAAATCTCCTTTACA aaaaagaagatcTGCCTTCAGAACACCTCAGATGGGATCAAGCACCTGTTTCAGACAGACAGCAACAAGACGTGTCAGTACCTGCTACAGCTGTGCTCTGATCAGCACAAGTTCCACCTGCAGATGAAGGCCCGGCAGAACAAccaggagctgcaggaactgG AGAACTCCCCCTTGAGCAGTCTGCATTATCCCTTTAACCCCCGCAGTGGAGATGGGAGGACGGTGAACTCGGGCAGCCTGGCCCCCAGCTTGTCGACACGTTCCAACCCAGACCACCTGAAAAGGATCTCATACTCGGAAGTAGCCCTCAACAAGGCACCTTCTGGCCCGATACTCGCCCACGACGAGCTTCGCTTTCCAGGTTTCAATCCAATGGCCTCCACGGGCCTTTCCAACCCGCGAATAATGAGTCGCTCCCACCACAATCTCGGGCAAATGCCAGAGTCACCTGAGCACCGAATGGCAGAGGCTAGTCATGGGCAGGCACACGGAGGACTGATTAAGCCACAGCCCAACCAAGTGTCCCCTCACTTCCAGCAACATCAGCGGGccagctcagacacagactctCTGTCACAACAACAGGACAA ATCATTTGGCTCAGTGTCTCACAGCAGCACCGCCTGGAGCCTCAGCAGGTCCAAAAAAGAATCTGACTCTTCATCCATAGAGGATACGGGCCAAGCATATGTAGTAG aTTCACTCAAGAAAAAGGTCAGTGCATTGCCATCTCCAGAGAGAGAAATCACAACCGTTAACCTGAAGAAAGATGTGAAATACGGACTGG gATTTCAGGTTGTAGGAGGGGAAAACACTGGCCGTTCAGACCTCGGGACCATCGTAAGCTCCGTCACTCCGGGAGGCCCCGCTGATGTCAATGGTTGCCTCAAACCTG GCGACCGGCTGATCTCTGTGAATGATGTAAACTTGGAAGGGCTCTCTCATGCCGCTACGATTGATATCCTTCAAAATGCTCCAGATGATGTGACTCTGGTGGTGTCACAGCCCAAAGAGAGGCTGTACAAAG ACTCTCCTTCAGGCTTTGCCCCCTTCCAGGCCCGGTCTTCATTAAAGTCACTTAATTCTGCTCAGAGACGAGAACTAGACTTTGATACCTCATCAGAGGAACGTGCAGCAACAGGAAGCCCGAGCCCTCCTCTCCGCAGTGCTGCCTCACCATCGTCCACCTCCTCGCCAGTCCACCAGCACGCCAGCCTCAGCTCTCAGGACTCTAGGACCAGCAGTATTGCTAAAACCAGCCAGCCTCCAGCTAATGGAGTTCAGCAGGGCCTAGAAAGAGCAGCTGCATCCACTGCCCAACATCATGGACCAAAACCAAATGTGGGTTTGGATCCTACCCCACCAGCTCTCCCACccaaaactagaaaagcaaaaGCATCAGAAGCTCCCAAGGTTTCTGAGCACTCCGACTGGGGAGATTCAGACATGGATGAGGAGACTTATTCCAGTAGTCAAGAGAAACTGAAGGGCAAAAAG GAATGCATCATGGAAAGTTTAAATGGTAATGCCCCAGGGGTCAATAGTCTCCGTCCAGGAGAACTATTTGACGTTGAGCTGTCCAAAAAAGACAGCAGCCTGGGCATAAGTGTCACG GGAGGAGTTAACACAACTGTTCGACATGGAGGCGTCTACGTCAAAGCCATCATACCAAAAGGTGCTGCAGAGCTTGACGGAAGGATACAGAAAG GTGATCGCGTGGTGGCCGTCAATGGAAAGACCCTGGAGGGAGCCACTCATGAGAAGGCAGTGGAGGTGCTACGAGACACCGGGCAG ATGGTGCACCTGTTGCTGGAGAAGGGTCACCTGCCCGCTGAAAGCGTGCATGCTCCCCTCACACCTCAGTGCACTCCGCCGTCTGCGGTCAGTGACCGAGACCAGaccaaaaacaaagagcagccGCTCGAGGTTAAAGAGAAACCAGAGTACAGCTTTATCACACCAG ATAATGTGTTTGAGGTGTGCCTGCTGAAGAACACGTCAGGCCTGGGCTTCAGTTTCAGTCGAGAGGAAAGCATCCCCGATGAACCCTCTGGCTCCAGCATGGTGCGGGTCAAAAAGCTGTTTCCTGGCCAGCCAGCTGCAGAAAGCGGTCGTATCAAtgtgggtgatgtcatcctgAGGGTCAATCAGACTCCCCTCAAAGGGCTCTCACAACAT GAGGTCATATCAGCTCTAAGAGGGACAGGGCAGGAGGTGACCCTGCTCCTCTGTAGACCTGAACATGGAGTTCTTCCTGAGATGGACACTTCAGCTATG aCACCCATACCATCACCTAGAAAGGAGCCAGTGACTCTTGCAGAGCCCAGCCTGAACCCGGCAAGGATCTCCTCTGCTCCTGGTTCACAGGGCAGCTGGAAACAGGGCCCAGTGGAGGACGCCCTGGAGAGGCTGCTGCTCAAAACCCCCGGCCGGCAAAACAGCTACAGCGACAGCACCGACGGGGacgaggaggtggaagaggccTTCAGCCCCAGCACCCTGGAGCACAGCAGGCAGACATGGGATCGGAGTGTTTACCAGACCCCAAGTAGCAACCTGGGACTGGGGCGCTATGACAGCACTGGCCATCTGGATGACACCATTCACTCTGCCTTTTATTCCCCAAACCTGTCAATGACAAGGTCAGACCTCAGCAACAG ATCCCCTTTGGCAGCTGATCTAGAGTCATCTACTCTCTCTATGGTGTCCTCTCCTTCTGCCCCAAGCCCAGatcctctcccccctccactGCCTCTGCCCTTAAACCTCACTGTGTCCAGCAATGGGCAGGACATGGAGGACTTTGTTCCA GAAGTGGAGCTAAAAGTCTCTTTGGTGAAGTCAGAGAAAGGCAGCCTTGGCTTCACCCTCACTAAAGGCAATGATCATGGATGTTACATCCATGACATTGTCCAGGATCCAGCCAAAGAAGATGGAAGGCTCAGGCCTGGGGATCGAATGATCACA GTAAACGACACGGACGTGAGTAACATGGGGCACACTGAGGTGGTGAATCTTGTTCGTGCCGCCCCTCGGGTGGTTGACCTGGTAGTAGGCCGAGTCCTGGAGGCTCCTAAACCCCCCATAGAGGCCCATCTGCTGCCTGACATTTGGTTTAAGTGCGACCAAGAACCACTGG GTTTGGTCCTGGATGGtggctgtgacagtgtgtacgGGGTCTTATTTGTGAAAGACATCCTGCCGGGCTTGTTGGCATTCAACGAAGGAAGCCTGAGACCACTCGACCTCATCCACTACATCAGTGGTGCTCCCACACAGGACCTGACTCTCAGCGAGAGCACGAGACTGTTGGAGCTCTCCCTCGACGACCTCACGCTGAAAGCCACGCG GGATGGAAAACCTGTTTTTCCTGAGCAAAGTGTCTCTCTTCTCAACAACAACATCAGCCCCAAGGTGTCGTCCAGCATGAATG GCTTCCTCAAAGAAGAGGACTCAAGAGACACGGATAGCCTTGCAGCACTTTGTCCATTAGAG GAGGAGATCATAAAGGTGGATCTAGAGAAGCTGCCGTCAGGAGGTCTGGGTTTCTCTGTAATTGGAGGGGAGCGGGGGATCTTTGTCAAATCCATCACACCAGGAGGAATAGCCGAGTCCTCAGGCAGGCTGCAAGTGGGAGACAGGCTGCTTAAA GTGAATGAAGAGATCATGACGGGCGTCTCCCACACCAAAGCTGTCACCACCATCCGTAAAACCAAAGGCCTGGTGCATCTTGTCGTCTCTAGACCATCTGACCAGAACCCAAACACATACCTGGCCTACCTGCCCATCAACTCTGACAAGTGCAACGggaacacag ATCTGAGTGATGACAGTGGAGTCAAGTCTAAGCTGTGTACGCCTCACGATCAGCTGAAATCTGGCAGCTTCCCTCCTATACCGCCAATAG ACTATGACGATGATCCGCTAGAAGAGAAACTAGCAACAGAGCAGAGTGCAGAGCTTTCAGAGGACACAGACTGTGATGGCTCCTCTTTACCTGAAGACTCTCCAGAG AGTTCCCGGAAAGCGCCCTGGCAAGAGGAGAGTGTTGACGATCTGAGGAATGAAAA CTACCTGCAGATGGGTGCCGGGCAGCCAGAGGAAGATGAAATCACATGGGGAAGTGATGAGCTGCCTATTGAGAACATGAACTCCAAATCAAGAG ACGGGCCAATCATCACGGAGGATGAGCTGACCTCTTTGCCTCTGGTCAAAGTGATCCCTGATGGCCAGTACACAGGCCAGAAGCTCAACACTGTCGTCCGCATGATGAGGGGACTTCTGGAGCAGAAAGTCCCCCTGCAGGAGTTTGAA AACCTTCAGAACCTGCAGCCACTGGATGACTGTTTAATCGGTCAGACGAAagaaaataagaagaagaacCGCTACAAGAATATCGTTCCCT TTGACACAACCCGAGTCGTGCTTGGTAAAGATGGAGGATACATCAACGCCAACTTTATTAAGATGCCCGTAAAGGACGAGAACTTCATGTACATCGCCTGTCAGGGGCCGCTGCCCACCACTCTGGGTGACTTCTGGCAGATGGTGTGGGAGCAGAAGTCCAATGTGATTGCTATGATGAcgcaggaggtggaggggggcaAAGTCAAATGTCAGCGGTACTGGCCGGACACACCCAGGGCAGCGGAGATGGTGGACGACAGGTTACGGATAACGTTGATCAAAGACCAACATCTGGACAACTTTGTCATCCGACTCATCGAGGTCAAAGATGTCCAG ACCAATGAAGTCCAGATTGTAACTCATCTAAACTACACCGGATGGCCCGACCACGGAACTCCCTCACAGCCCGAGCAGCTGCTCACATTCATCTCCTACATGAGACACGTTCATCGATCAGGGCccatcatcacacactgcaGCGCAGGCATCGGCCGTTCAGGGACCCTCATCTGCATAGACGTGGTTCTGGGTCTCATCAGTAAAGATGCTGAT TTTGATATTTCAGATGTCGTAAGAAATATGAGACTCCAGAGACAGGGAATGGTCCAGACGGag GACCAGTATATCTTCTGCTATCAAGTGATCCTCTATGTCCTCAGATGCCTTCAAGCTGATGAAAACATCTCAGGATAG